One genomic segment of Rhizorhabdus phycosphaerae includes these proteins:
- a CDS encoding Crp/Fnr family transcriptional regulator: MTPAELLAHLPKGSVFAECAESELADLLSIGTLQATRTNDEILTQGDEGTSLVIVLDGVVRISMVTPNGREIILDYAEAGAVLGEIAVLDDKPRTASAVAMWPGRVIRISRAKFFGFIERHPKVAIRLLKEMARRLRETDSTIESDRAFTTAPRLARYLKRLTDQKMHGTRLTRDLSQSELGSFVGISRENINRQLAAWASEGVIELTQGKIRIVDPDYLTQIAEAAD, translated from the coding sequence GAGCTGGCCGACCTGCTGTCGATCGGAACGCTGCAGGCGACCCGGACCAATGACGAGATTTTGACCCAGGGCGACGAGGGCACGTCGCTGGTGATCGTCCTTGATGGCGTCGTGCGCATCTCGATGGTGACGCCCAATGGTCGTGAGATCATTCTCGACTATGCCGAGGCGGGCGCCGTGCTGGGCGAGATCGCCGTGCTCGACGACAAGCCGCGCACCGCGTCTGCAGTCGCGATGTGGCCGGGCCGCGTGATCCGCATCAGCCGCGCCAAATTCTTCGGCTTCATCGAACGGCATCCCAAGGTGGCGATCCGCCTGCTCAAGGAAATGGCGCGACGCCTGCGCGAGACCGACAGCACGATCGAGAGCGACCGCGCCTTCACGACTGCGCCTCGACTGGCCCGCTATCTGAAGCGGCTGACCGACCAGAAGATGCACGGCACCCGCCTGACCCGCGACCTGAGCCAGTCCGAACTGGGCAGCTTCGTCGGCATCAGCCGCGAGAATATCAACCGGCAGCTCGCCGCCTGGGCGAGCGAAGGGGTGATCGAGCTGACGCAGGGCAAGATCCGGATCGTCGATCCCGACTATCTGACCCAGATCGCCGAGGCGGCGGACTAG
- a CDS encoding phosphoribosylanthranilate isomerase encodes MPDVTAKICGLSTPETVDAAIGHGAAHLGFVFFPKSPRNLAFEQARALTARAPAQIGKVGVFVDADDEVIDAAIRVGGIDTLQLHGKEPPERLVALRQRHPGIPLWKAIAVRTRADLEAARHYRSVADLILYDAKTPEGTLPGGMGLRFDWTLLNGFVHPQRWALSGGIDAGNVERAAGLTGARLIDVSSGVESAPGIKSVDKIATFLQRIASL; translated from the coding sequence ATGCCAGACGTCACAGCCAAGATCTGCGGCCTGTCCACGCCCGAAACGGTCGATGCCGCCATCGGCCATGGTGCAGCGCATCTGGGCTTCGTCTTCTTCCCCAAAAGCCCGCGCAACCTTGCGTTCGAACAGGCCCGCGCCCTGACGGCGCGTGCGCCCGCCCAGATCGGAAAGGTCGGCGTGTTCGTCGATGCGGACGACGAGGTCATCGACGCGGCGATCCGGGTGGGTGGCATCGATACACTGCAACTGCACGGCAAGGAGCCGCCCGAGCGGCTCGTGGCGCTGCGCCAGCGGCATCCGGGCATCCCCTTGTGGAAGGCGATCGCCGTCAGGACGCGCGCCGACCTCGAGGCCGCTCGCCACTATCGCTCCGTCGCGGACCTGATCCTGTACGACGCCAAGACGCCCGAGGGCACGCTGCCTGGCGGCATGGGCCTGCGTTTCGACTGGACGCTGCTGAACGGCTTCGTCCATCCTCAGCGCTGGGCGCTGTCGGGCGGAATCGACGCCGGCAATGTCGAGCGCGCCGCCGGCCTGACAGGCGCTCGCCTGATCGACGTTTCGTCGGGCGTGGAAAGCGCTCCCGGCATCAAGTCTGTGGACAAGATCGCCACCTTCCTCCAACGGATCGCATCATTATGA
- the trpB gene encoding tryptophan synthase subunit beta, whose amino-acid sequence MTASLTNTLRNGPDEQGHFGQFGGRYVSETLMPLILDLEREYRAAQADPAFQAELDDLMANFVGRPSPLYFAERLTEHLGGAKIYLKREELNHTGAHKINNCIGQILLARRMGKTRIIAETGAGQHGVATATVAARFGLPCTIFMGAVDVARQQPNVFRMKLLGAEVQPVTSGAQTLKDAMNEALRDWVANVHDTFYIIGTAAGPHPYPELVRDFQSVIGRETREQIMKVEGRLPDMLVACVGGGSNAIGLFHPFLDDPDVEMIGVEAAGEGVTTGRHASSLAGGTPGVLHGNRTYLLQDDDGQITEAHSISAGLDYPGIGPEHSWLHEIGRARYIPVTDAEALESFQRLAKLEGIIPALETAHALSAIEKIAPTMGKDKIIVLNLSGRGDKDIFTVAEALGVKM is encoded by the coding sequence ATGACCGCTTCGCTTACGAACACGCTGCGCAACGGACCGGACGAGCAGGGCCATTTCGGCCAGTTCGGGGGCCGCTATGTCAGCGAGACGCTGATGCCGCTGATCCTCGACCTGGAGCGCGAATATCGCGCGGCGCAGGCGGATCCCGCCTTCCAGGCAGAACTCGACGACCTGATGGCGAATTTCGTCGGTCGTCCCAGCCCGCTCTATTTCGCCGAGCGGCTGACCGAGCATCTGGGCGGCGCCAAGATCTATCTGAAGCGTGAGGAGCTCAACCACACCGGCGCGCACAAGATCAACAACTGCATCGGGCAGATCCTGCTTGCCCGGCGCATGGGCAAGACCCGGATCATCGCCGAGACCGGAGCCGGCCAGCATGGCGTCGCCACGGCAACCGTGGCGGCCCGCTTCGGCCTTCCCTGCACCATCTTCATGGGTGCGGTCGACGTCGCCCGGCAGCAGCCGAACGTGTTCCGCATGAAGCTGCTCGGTGCCGAGGTCCAGCCTGTCACCTCGGGCGCGCAGACGCTCAAGGATGCGATGAACGAGGCCCTGCGCGACTGGGTCGCGAATGTCCACGACACCTTCTACATCATCGGCACCGCCGCCGGTCCGCACCCTTATCCGGAGCTGGTCCGCGACTTCCAGTCGGTGATCGGCCGCGAAACGCGCGAGCAGATCATGAAGGTCGAAGGCCGCCTGCCCGACATGCTCGTCGCCTGCGTCGGCGGCGGATCGAACGCGATCGGCCTGTTCCACCCCTTCCTCGACGATCCCGATGTCGAGATGATCGGGGTCGAGGCCGCAGGCGAAGGCGTCACCACGGGCCGGCACGCATCGAGTCTCGCCGGCGGCACCCCGGGCGTGCTCCACGGCAACCGCACCTATCTGCTGCAGGACGACGACGGCCAGATCACCGAGGCGCATTCGATCTCGGCCGGCCTGGACTATCCGGGCATCGGCCCCGAGCATAGCTGGCTGCACGAGATCGGCCGCGCGCGCTACATTCCGGTCACCGACGCCGAGGCGCTCGAAAGCTTCCAGCGGCTTGCCAAGCTGGAAGGCATCATTCCTGCGCTCGAGACCGCCCACGCTTTGTCGGCGATCGAGAAGATCGCGCCGACCATGGGCAAGGACAAGATCATCGTGCTCAACCTGTCGGGCCGCGGCGACAAGGATATCTTCACCGTCGCCGAGGCGCTCGGAGTGAAGATGTGA
- the trpA gene encoding tryptophan synthase subunit alpha translates to MSRLSETFARTRAEGRAALVAFITGGDPTPADSAAMLDALVEGGADVIELGMPFTDPMADGPSIQRANLRALGAGTTTGDLLAIAAAFRERHPQVPLVLMGYANPMVRRGADWFATEAAKAGVDGVICVDIPPEQDSVLGPALRAAGLDLIRLATPTTDAARLPAVLEGASGFVYYVSVAGITGMQQAGQASIETAVERLRASTDLPIAVGFGVRGPEQAEAIGRVADGVVVGSVIVDLIGEHGAGAAPHVRDFTSTLSAAVRRAAKEKAA, encoded by the coding sequence ATGAGCCGCCTGTCCGAAACCTTCGCCCGGACCCGTGCCGAAGGGCGCGCGGCGCTGGTCGCCTTCATCACCGGCGGTGACCCTACCCCCGCCGACAGCGCGGCGATGCTTGACGCGCTGGTCGAGGGCGGCGCCGACGTGATCGAGCTGGGCATGCCCTTTACCGATCCGATGGCCGACGGCCCATCGATCCAGCGCGCCAATCTGCGCGCGCTTGGCGCAGGCACGACGACCGGCGACCTGCTCGCCATCGCGGCCGCCTTCCGCGAACGGCACCCGCAGGTGCCGCTGGTGCTGATGGGCTATGCCAATCCGATGGTCCGCCGGGGCGCCGACTGGTTCGCCACCGAAGCCGCGAAGGCCGGTGTCGACGGCGTCATCTGCGTCGACATCCCGCCCGAACAGGATTCGGTGCTCGGCCCGGCGCTCCGCGCGGCGGGGCTCGACCTGATCCGGCTCGCGACCCCGACGACCGACGCGGCGCGTCTGCCCGCCGTGCTGGAGGGAGCATCGGGCTTCGTCTACTATGTCTCGGTCGCCGGCATCACCGGTATGCAACAGGCCGGCCAGGCGAGCATCGAGACGGCGGTCGAGCGGCTGCGTGCCTCGACCGATCTGCCGATCGCGGTCGGCTTCGGCGTCCGGGGCCCCGAGCAGGCCGAGGCGATCGGTCGCGTAGCCGACGGCGTCGTTGTCGGTTCTGTCATCGTGGACCTGATCGGCGAACATGGCGCAGGCGCCGCGCCGCACGTCCGCGATTTCACATCCACCCTCAGCGCCGCCGTCCGGCGCGCCGCGAAGGAGAAGGCCGCATGA
- the accD gene encoding acetyl-CoA carboxylase, carboxyltransferase subunit beta, whose translation MSWLDRVRKKIPFITKRDSPDNLWHKCPSCQQMVFAKEYEANLSVCPKCGHHGRIGPDARFDQLFDNGVYTLLPAPQVREDPLKFRDSKRYTDRIKEARTKTGAQDAYANARGTIEGFKAVVGVQDFAFMGGSMGLAVGAAFVAGAEAAIADKCPYIVFTAAGGARMQEGILSLMQMPKTTVAIAKLREAGLPYIVVMTDPTTGGVTASYAMLGDIQIAEPGALIGFAGQRVIEQTIREKLPEGFQRAEYLLEHGMLDMVVSRHDLRAELARLIDYLCPGKKAA comes from the coding sequence ATGAGCTGGCTCGACCGCGTCCGCAAGAAGATCCCGTTCATCACCAAGCGGGATTCGCCCGACAATCTGTGGCACAAATGCCCGAGTTGCCAGCAGATGGTGTTTGCCAAGGAATATGAGGCCAATCTGTCGGTCTGCCCGAAATGCGGCCATCATGGCCGCATCGGCCCCGACGCGCGCTTCGACCAGCTGTTCGACAATGGCGTCTATACGCTGCTGCCCGCACCCCAGGTGCGCGAGGATCCGCTGAAATTCCGCGACTCCAAGCGCTATACCGACCGCATCAAGGAAGCCCGCACCAAGACCGGCGCGCAGGACGCCTATGCCAATGCGCGCGGCACGATCGAGGGCTTCAAGGCCGTCGTCGGCGTCCAGGACTTCGCCTTCATGGGCGGATCGATGGGCCTGGCAGTCGGTGCGGCCTTCGTGGCCGGCGCCGAGGCGGCCATCGCCGACAAATGCCCCTATATCGTATTCACCGCTGCCGGCGGCGCACGCATGCAGGAGGGCATCCTCTCGTTGATGCAGATGCCTAAGACGACGGTCGCCATCGCCAAGCTGCGCGAGGCCGGGCTGCCCTATATCGTCGTGATGACCGATCCGACGACGGGCGGCGTCACCGCCTCCTACGCCATGCTGGGCGACATCCAGATCGCCGAACCCGGAGCCCTGATCGGTTTCGCCGGCCAGCGCGTCATCGAGCAGACGATCCGCGAGAAGCTGCCCGAAGGGTTCCAGCGCGCGGAATATCTGCTGGAACACGGGATGCTCGACATGGTCGTTTCACGCCACGATCTGCGCGCCGAGCTTGCCCGGCTGATCGATTATCTCTGCCCCGGCAAAAAGGCGGCCTGA
- a CDS encoding bifunctional folylpolyglutamate synthase/dihydrofolate synthase produces MPDHAISSDPAVQAQLDRLSLLSPGADILGLERIARLCERLGHPERKLPPVFHVAGTNGKGSTCAYLRAAIEAAGMTAHVFTSPHLIRFNERIRIGGTLIEDAELAALLAEVLDVAEGIAPSFFEVTTAAAFLAFSRHPADACIVEVGLGGRLDATNIIAEPLICGIAQLGLDHQSFLGDTIEAIGAEKAGIAKPGVPIMTLHYPDKVANRVGQAIGAAGGEWHAKGGSWDAVAYQGRLHYRDSQGKLDLPLPGLAGHHQAQNAALAVAMLRRQQRLPVPASALRAAMGWADWPARLQHLRGGALVEMLPPGSELWVDGGHNPSAGRVIGDFLRSHQVPGRPLHIVMGLLANKDAGGFLAAMGRLSASFHMVPVPGHEHHAPEDLAETARLAGFVAHPAPSVEGALARIAAGSGTVPPAVLVGGSLYLAGRTLAANGTVID; encoded by the coding sequence ATGCCCGATCATGCGATTTCCAGTGACCCGGCCGTCCAGGCACAGCTCGACCGGTTGTCGCTGCTGTCGCCCGGTGCCGACATACTCGGACTGGAGCGGATAGCGCGGCTGTGCGAGCGGCTCGGCCATCCCGAGCGCAAGCTGCCACCCGTTTTCCATGTGGCCGGGACCAACGGCAAAGGCTCCACCTGCGCCTATCTGCGCGCCGCGATCGAGGCGGCGGGGATGACCGCGCATGTCTTTACCAGCCCGCACCTGATCCGCTTCAACGAACGCATCCGCATCGGGGGCACGCTGATCGAGGATGCGGAACTCGCCGCGCTGCTCGCCGAAGTGCTCGACGTCGCCGAGGGCATCGCGCCGAGCTTCTTCGAAGTCACGACGGCGGCCGCGTTCCTCGCCTTCTCGCGCCATCCGGCCGATGCCTGCATCGTCGAGGTTGGGCTGGGCGGACGGCTCGACGCGACCAACATTATCGCCGAGCCGCTGATCTGCGGCATCGCCCAGCTCGGGCTCGACCATCAGAGCTTCCTCGGCGACACCATCGAGGCGATCGGCGCGGAGAAGGCGGGCATCGCCAAGCCGGGCGTGCCGATCATGACGCTCCATTATCCGGACAAGGTCGCCAACCGCGTCGGTCAGGCGATCGGTGCGGCGGGTGGCGAATGGCACGCCAAGGGCGGCTCCTGGGATGCCGTCGCCTATCAGGGCCGGCTCCACTATCGCGACAGTCAGGGCAAGCTGGATCTGCCGCTGCCCGGCCTCGCCGGTCACCACCAGGCCCAGAATGCCGCGCTGGCGGTGGCGATGTTGCGCCGGCAGCAGCGCCTGCCCGTCCCCGCGTCCGCACTGCGTGCAGCCATGGGCTGGGCGGACTGGCCCGCGCGGCTCCAGCATCTGCGCGGAGGTGCGCTGGTCGAAATGCTGCCCCCGGGCTCGGAATTGTGGGTCGACGGGGGCCACAACCCCTCCGCCGGGCGCGTGATCGGCGATTTCCTCCGGTCGCACCAGGTGCCGGGCCGTCCTCTCCATATCGTCATGGGATTGCTGGCGAACAAGGACGCCGGCGGCTTTCTCGCCGCCATGGGGCGACTGTCGGCAAGCTTTCACATGGTGCCGGTGCCGGGCCATGAGCATCACGCACCCGAAGATCTGGCAGAGACCGCACGGCTGGCCGGTTTCGTGGCGCATCCGGCGCCGTCGGTCGAGGGAGCTCTAGCGCGCATCGCGGCCGGTAGCGGCACTGTGCCGCCTGCAGTGCTTGTCGGCGGATCTCTCTACCTCGCCGGCAGGACGCTCGCTGCCAATGGCACCGTGATCGACTGA
- a CDS encoding DUF6628 family protein, producing the protein MSNEATSTAHLLPHGAPDRSGTRLLLLTVRRMGVGGLNDAHAASMLIGSFGLSFRRPLILVRALMAELARASQRTIMIAPSCCCRMTDAESILLDAVAASLDTPGSAHRAFCRLLGVETAIGVLSSAQAVAQAFADLGRPLDG; encoded by the coding sequence ATGTCCAACGAAGCGACCTCGACCGCCCACCTCCTGCCCCATGGCGCACCCGATCGCTCGGGGACGCGGCTCCTCCTCTTGACGGTCCGCCGGATGGGCGTGGGCGGGCTCAACGACGCGCATGCCGCATCGATGCTGATCGGAAGCTTCGGCCTGTCCTTTCGTCGACCGCTCATCCTCGTCCGCGCGCTCATGGCCGAGCTGGCCCGGGCCTCTCAACGGACGATCATGATCGCGCCGTCCTGCTGCTGCCGAATGACCGATGCGGAGTCGATATTACTCGACGCGGTTGCGGCATCGCTCGACACCCCCGGTTCTGCGCACCGCGCCTTTTGCCGGTTGCTGGGCGTCGAGACCGCGATCGGCGTACTGTCGAGCGCGCAGGCGGTGGCCCAGGCCTTCGCCGATCTCGGACGCCCGCTCGACGGCTGA